Proteins encoded in a region of the Paenibacillus sp. E222 genome:
- the ftsZ gene encoding cell division protein FtsZ translates to MLEFDFEMESLAQIKVIGVGGGGSNAVNRMIENGVQGVEFITVNTDAQALHLAKSEHKLQIGDKLTRGLGAGANPDVGKKAAEESRDLIMNTLKGADMVFVTAGMGGGTGTGAAPVIAEIAKECGALTVGVVTRPFTFEGRKRSSHAEQGIEALKEKVDTLIVIPNDRLLEIVDKKTPMLEAFRQADNVLRQAVQGISDLIAVPGLINLDFADVKTIMHERGSALMGIGESTGENRAAEAARKAIMSPLLETSIEGARGVIMNITGGINLSLYEVNEAAEIVTSASDPEVNMIFGAIIDEDLKEEIKVTVIATGFEDKPASPPPGRKPAPASEPADNRSPNLRPFGNQPSNDQLDIPTFLRNRSRNNNND, encoded by the coding sequence ATGTTGGAATTTGATTTCGAGATGGAGAGCTTGGCTCAAATTAAAGTCATCGGTGTAGGCGGCGGCGGAAGCAATGCAGTCAACCGAATGATTGAAAATGGTGTACAAGGTGTTGAATTTATTACGGTGAATACGGATGCACAGGCACTACACCTGGCGAAATCCGAGCACAAGTTGCAAATCGGTGATAAATTAACCCGTGGTCTTGGTGCAGGGGCCAACCCGGATGTAGGTAAAAAAGCAGCGGAAGAATCCCGTGATTTGATCATGAACACCTTGAAAGGTGCAGACATGGTATTTGTTACAGCAGGTATGGGCGGCGGTACAGGTACAGGTGCAGCTCCGGTTATTGCCGAAATTGCCAAAGAGTGCGGCGCACTTACCGTGGGTGTAGTTACTCGCCCGTTCACATTTGAAGGACGTAAACGTTCCAGCCATGCAGAGCAAGGTATCGAAGCTCTCAAGGAAAAAGTGGACACGCTAATCGTCATTCCAAATGATCGTTTGCTTGAGATTGTAGACAAAAAGACCCCAATGCTTGAAGCATTCCGTCAAGCAGATAATGTACTTCGTCAAGCCGTACAAGGTATCTCTGACTTGATCGCTGTACCGGGTCTGATCAACCTTGACTTTGCAGACGTCAAAACGATCATGCATGAGCGTGGATCTGCGCTAATGGGTATCGGTGAATCGACTGGCGAGAACCGTGCAGCAGAAGCGGCACGCAAAGCCATCATGAGTCCTTTGCTGGAAACTTCCATCGAAGGTGCACGTGGTGTCATCATGAACATTACGGGCGGCATTAACCTGTCCCTGTATGAAGTCAATGAAGCAGCTGAGATCGTTACGTCAGCTTCCGATCCGGAAGTGAACATGATCTTTGGTGCCATCATTGATGAGGATCTGAAGGAGGAAATCAAAGTGACGGTCATTGCGACTGGCTTTGAAGATAAACCTGCTTCCCCACCACCAGGACGTAAACCGGCTCCAGCAAGTGAGCCTGCGGATAACCGTTCGCCGAATCTGCGTCCGTTCGGAAATCAGCCGAGCAATGATCAGCTGGATATTCCGACATTTTTACGCAATCGTTCACGCAATAATAACAACGATTAA
- the ftsA gene encoding cell division protein FtsA — translation MSNNDIIVSLDIGTSKIRAIIGEMNNGTFNIIGVGSADSEGIRKGVIVDIDQTVQSIRNAVDHAERMVGIQISEVYVGISGNHIGLMSSHGVVAVSNEDREIGEEDMERVLKAAEVIAVPPEREIIDVVAKQYVVDGLEGIQDPRGMIGVRLEVEATIITGAKTAIHNLLRCVEKAGLKVSDLVLMSLGAGQLALSKDEKTMGSVLVDIGAGATTIAIFEEDSLVATSTLPIGGEFVTNDIAYGLRTLTDQAEKVKLKYGCAWLDDAAADVMFKVTRIGSNVDKEFSQEDLAAIIEPRVQEIFQMISQEVKRLGYNDLPGGYILTGGTVSMPGVLQVAQHELAASVRVAVPDYIGVRDPGFTSGVGILHSVIRSLRIRPSINNGGGNNNNNNNNKKPTNRPKPNPAQESEQKPGLFERLKNMFSEFI, via the coding sequence TTGAGCAACAATGACATCATTGTTAGTTTGGACATCGGTACATCCAAAATTCGCGCTATTATTGGGGAAATGAATAATGGAACCTTTAATATTATTGGAGTTGGATCTGCCGACTCGGAGGGAATTCGCAAAGGTGTAATCGTAGATATCGATCAGACGGTGCAATCGATCCGCAATGCAGTGGATCATGCAGAACGTATGGTGGGTATTCAAATATCCGAAGTATATGTTGGAATCTCGGGAAATCATATCGGACTGATGAGCAGTCACGGCGTCGTGGCAGTATCTAACGAGGATCGTGAAATCGGAGAAGAAGACATGGAGCGGGTGTTGAAAGCAGCCGAAGTAATTGCGGTTCCACCGGAACGGGAAATTATTGATGTTGTAGCCAAGCAGTACGTTGTTGATGGCTTGGAAGGCATACAGGACCCCCGTGGTATGATTGGTGTTCGTCTGGAAGTGGAGGCGACCATCATTACGGGTGCAAAAACCGCGATACATAATCTTTTGCGCTGCGTGGAAAAAGCGGGTCTGAAAGTAAGTGATTTGGTACTCATGTCACTTGGAGCAGGTCAGCTGGCATTGTCCAAGGATGAAAAAACGATGGGTTCCGTGCTTGTTGATATCGGAGCCGGGGCTACAACCATTGCCATCTTCGAAGAAGACAGTCTCGTTGCCACTTCAACGCTGCCTATCGGCGGGGAGTTCGTAACGAATGACATTGCCTATGGTCTGCGCACATTAACAGATCAAGCCGAAAAGGTTAAACTGAAATATGGCTGCGCATGGCTGGATGATGCTGCTGCGGACGTCATGTTCAAAGTAACACGGATCGGCAGCAACGTAGACAAGGAATTCTCTCAAGAGGATCTGGCGGCTATTATCGAACCGAGGGTTCAGGAAATATTCCAGATGATTTCTCAAGAAGTGAAGCGTCTTGGTTACAATGATCTTCCTGGAGGTTATATACTAACGGGAGGTACGGTCTCTATGCCGGGTGTCCTGCAGGTCGCTCAGCATGAGCTTGCTGCTTCGGTACGAGTCGCGGTGCCGGATTATATCGGTGTACGTGACCCTGGCTTTACGAGCGGAGTCGGCATTTTGCACAGTGTAATCCGCAGTTTGCGTATTCGTCCCTCGATCAACAACGGCGGTGGAAACAACAACAATAATAATAACAACAAAAAACCGACCAACCGTCCTAAGCCGAATCCGGCTCAGGAATCGGAGCAGAAACCAGGTCTGTTCGAACGGCTGAAAAATATGTTCAGCGAATTTATATAA
- the sigE gene encoding RNA polymerase sporulation sigma factor SigE, giving the protein MLVKWKLVAQLQYYRLLFLLGLKSEEIYYIGGSEALPPPLTREEEEFLLQKLSSGDSAIRAMLIERNLRLVVYIARKFENTGINIEDLVSIGAIGLIKAVNTFDPEKKIKLATYASRCIENEILMYLRRNSKIRTEVSFDEPLNIDWDGNELLLSDVLGTENDTIYRNIEEQVDRKLLHKALEKLTERERMIMELRFGLTDGEEKTQKDVADLLGISQSYISRLEKRIIKRLRKEFNKMV; this is encoded by the coding sequence ATGCTTGTAAAATGGAAACTGGTGGCGCAGCTGCAGTACTATCGTTTATTATTTCTGCTTGGTTTGAAAAGTGAAGAGATTTATTATATCGGAGGCAGTGAGGCGCTACCGCCCCCCTTAACACGTGAAGAAGAAGAATTTTTGTTGCAAAAGTTGTCTTCAGGGGATTCCGCGATCCGTGCCATGCTGATTGAACGGAACCTTCGACTGGTGGTATACATTGCACGCAAATTCGAAAATACAGGTATCAATATCGAGGATCTGGTCTCCATCGGTGCGATCGGGTTAATTAAAGCCGTTAATACGTTTGACCCGGAAAAGAAAATTAAGCTGGCCACCTATGCTTCCCGTTGTATCGAAAATGAAATTTTGATGTACCTGAGACGTAACAGTAAAATTCGTACAGAAGTTTCTTTTGATGAACCACTCAATATTGATTGGGATGGAAATGAACTATTATTATCGGATGTACTCGGTACGGAGAACGATACAATCTATCGGAATATCGAAGAACAGGTAGACCGGAAGCTTTTGCATAAAGCATTGGAAAAATTAACCGAGCGGGAGCGAATGATTATGGAGCTTCGCTTTGGCTTAACGGATGGGGAAGAAAAGACACAAAAAGATGTCGCCGATCTGCTTGGAATCTCCCAATCCTATATCTCTCGTCTCGAAAAAAGAATCATTAAAAGACTCCGCAAGGAGTTCAACAAGATGGTCTGA
- the murA gene encoding UDP-N-acetylglucosamine 1-carboxyvinyltransferase: MDKLVIEGGKPLSGSIRIHGAKNAALPIMAASLLADGEVTLHNVPHLLDIEVMLYILERLGCTCRHEQGTVTIDTSSIRSYDVPEDLMKQMRSSIFLMGPLLAKFGQVSVYQPGGCAIGERKIDLHLRGLEALGASIEELDQQIICRGRKLVGTDIHLDFPSVGATENIMMAAVTAEGTTTIFNAAREPEIQDLQHFLNAMGARIIGAGTDTITINGVEKLKPCSYEIIPDRIVAGTVMIAAAATRGNVTLTHCNPAHLTSLIHVLKRTGVQITVCNDIMTVSCMSRPKSVDRIVTSPYPSFPTDLQSQIMVLLSLADGFSVMKETVFEGRFKHVDELNVMGADISVDMNAAFIRGVPRLYGATVEATDLRAGAALVIAGLAAQGKTVVEQVHHIDRGYDRIEKLFQSLGASVERQSPVSKQLDFAN; encoded by the coding sequence TTGGACAAATTGGTGATTGAAGGCGGGAAACCCCTCTCAGGATCCATACGCATCCATGGAGCAAAAAATGCCGCTTTACCGATCATGGCCGCAAGTTTGTTGGCAGACGGAGAAGTTACGCTGCATAACGTTCCACACTTGCTGGACATTGAAGTGATGCTGTATATCCTGGAACGACTTGGATGCACGTGTCGGCATGAACAGGGAACAGTGACGATTGATACGTCGTCCATCCGGTCATATGATGTGCCTGAGGATCTCATGAAGCAGATGCGTTCTTCCATTTTTTTGATGGGTCCATTGCTGGCTAAGTTTGGGCAAGTATCCGTGTACCAGCCAGGTGGCTGTGCCATTGGGGAACGTAAAATTGATCTTCACCTTCGGGGCCTGGAGGCGCTCGGAGCTTCGATTGAAGAACTGGATCAGCAGATCATATGCCGCGGGCGCAAGCTGGTGGGTACAGACATTCATCTGGACTTCCCAAGTGTAGGAGCCACAGAAAATATTATGATGGCTGCTGTTACGGCTGAAGGTACAACTACAATATTTAATGCAGCCAGAGAACCAGAGATACAGGATCTGCAACATTTTCTGAATGCAATGGGTGCACGAATTATCGGTGCTGGAACGGACACGATTACCATTAATGGTGTGGAGAAACTCAAGCCTTGCTCTTATGAAATTATACCTGATCGGATCGTTGCAGGAACGGTGATGATTGCAGCCGCAGCAACGAGAGGGAATGTAACGCTTACACACTGCAATCCGGCCCATCTTACTTCCCTTATACATGTGTTGAAGCGTACTGGTGTTCAAATCACAGTCTGCAATGATATAATGACGGTGAGTTGTATGAGCCGTCCCAAATCAGTAGACCGCATTGTGACTTCTCCGTATCCTTCATTTCCAACAGACCTACAGTCTCAGATTATGGTGCTGCTCAGTCTGGCAGACGGTTTCAGTGTGATGAAGGAAACAGTATTCGAGGGTCGGTTCAAACATGTGGATGAGCTGAATGTCATGGGAGCCGATATTTCGGTTGACATGAATGCAGCATTTATCCGTGGCGTTCCCCGTTTGTACGGGGCTACAGTGGAAGCAACCGATCTGCGTGCAGGTGCAGCACTAGTCATTGCTGGCCTTGCTGCCCAGGGAAAAACGGTTGTGGAGCAAGTGCATCATATTGATAGAGGGTATGATCGTATCGAGAAGCTCTTTCAGAGCCTTGGAGCTTCGGTTGAGCGACAGTCCCCCGTTTCGAAGCAGCTGGATTTTGCCAATTAA
- the spoIIGA gene encoding sigma-E processing peptidase SpoIIGA produces the protein MIVYVDLIFLTNLCIDGALIGLTAWMRKTKLVWWRWLLSAIVGALYVVMMFVPEFDFMFTFLIKFGLSLVMLSIAFGFKGLQAFMRTLGTFYVINFVAAGGILGVHYMLQSSGELFNGIWFTASGGMSFDLKIAFWFTFVVFFAVLFLFKAVQSSKRKTDRMTTYLGKVEVFIDEVTISCTGLLDTGNQLTDPLSRMPVMVMEVSLWQDMLPAAWKGRLKDEAPDNLIMELDQEDFHWQDRLRLVPYRGINKGTAFMLAMKPDRVKVTMDEMCFDTTKVLIGLDGGVLSSDGKYQAVIHPELVQDAASAQSTAISAGATEKPLNVV, from the coding sequence GTGATTGTATATGTGGATCTTATTTTTTTGACGAACCTGTGTATTGACGGTGCACTCATCGGACTGACGGCCTGGATGCGCAAAACGAAGCTGGTCTGGTGGCGATGGTTGCTGTCCGCAATCGTGGGTGCGCTGTATGTCGTCATGATGTTTGTACCGGAGTTTGATTTTATGTTCACCTTTTTGATCAAGTTTGGATTGTCTCTGGTGATGCTGAGTATTGCATTTGGGTTTAAGGGTCTTCAGGCATTTATGAGGACCTTGGGCACCTTCTATGTAATCAATTTTGTCGCCGCAGGGGGAATTCTGGGTGTTCACTACATGCTGCAGAGCTCTGGGGAATTGTTTAACGGCATTTGGTTTACGGCATCGGGTGGAATGTCTTTTGATTTGAAAATTGCCTTCTGGTTCACGTTTGTCGTCTTTTTTGCCGTGCTTTTTCTATTCAAAGCTGTGCAGAGCTCCAAACGAAAAACAGACCGAATGACAACGTACTTGGGTAAAGTGGAGGTTTTTATTGACGAGGTGACTATTTCTTGTACAGGCCTTCTGGATACAGGAAATCAACTCACAGACCCCCTTTCACGAATGCCCGTCATGGTAATGGAGGTATCATTATGGCAAGACATGCTGCCTGCTGCATGGAAGGGCAGGTTGAAGGATGAGGCGCCGGACAACCTTATCATGGAGCTCGATCAGGAGGATTTTCACTGGCAGGATCGTTTAAGGCTGGTACCTTATCGAGGCATTAACAAAGGAACTGCGTTTATGCTGGCGATGAAGCCAGACCGGGTGAAGGTAACGATGGATGAGATGTGTTTTGATACGACAAAAGTATTAATAGGGTTGGACGGGGGCGTACTGTCATCCGATGGAAAATACCAGGCCGTGATTCACCCTGAGCTTGTGCAAGACGCTGCTTCTGCGCAGTCTACGGCTATCTCTGCGGGAGCAACAGAAAAGCCGCTGAATGTGGTATAG
- a CDS encoding cell division protein FtsQ/DivIB: MPKSQIPVLKQNRPKRNTSRKIVFILLFLFIVLLAVLFFRSSMSRISAIEITGNVYTTTSELLEKSGLKEGEQFFGTTSADVIERLKTIKAISTVTVDKQFPGTILIKVQEYPTVAYELGSDGTLKAILASGTSLTVPATIGVAVEKPILTQWKADDPLKAKLSEVLAKIPNELTTDISEIIPNPTPSFPDQIRMYTKSQFEVITTVSLLSDKVEYLNQVIETERPGKITMLEADTYVPFIPDNPEEDAEPGATP; encoded by the coding sequence ATGCCTAAAAGTCAAATTCCGGTTCTGAAGCAGAATCGGCCCAAACGAAACACAAGCCGTAAAATTGTTTTTATTCTCTTATTTCTTTTTATTGTATTACTTGCTGTACTTTTTTTTCGTTCTTCGATGAGTCGGATTTCGGCAATTGAGATTACGGGTAATGTATACACAACAACTTCGGAGCTGCTGGAGAAAAGCGGTCTGAAGGAGGGCGAACAGTTTTTTGGGACAACCTCTGCTGATGTGATTGAGCGACTGAAAACGATCAAGGCTATATCAACCGTAACTGTGGATAAACAATTCCCCGGCACTATTCTTATCAAGGTGCAGGAATATCCAACGGTTGCGTATGAACTTGGTTCTGACGGTACGCTAAAAGCCATACTGGCAAGCGGGACAAGCTTAACGGTTCCTGCTACCATTGGAGTTGCGGTTGAGAAACCGATTCTGACCCAATGGAAGGCGGATGATCCGCTCAAGGCAAAGCTGAGTGAAGTGTTGGCCAAGATTCCGAATGAACTAACGACGGATATATCGGAGATTATTCCGAATCCTACACCTTCATTCCCGGATCAGATTCGGATGTATACCAAGTCACAGTTTGAAGTGATTACAACCGTTTCTCTATTGTCCGATAAAGTAGAGTATCTCAATCAGGTCATTGAGACCGAACGTCCAGGGAAAATCACGATGCTGGAGGCCGATACGTACGTGCCTTTCATTCCGGATAACCCTGAAGAAGATGCTGAGCCAGGAGCAACTCCCTGA